A window of the Zerene cesonia ecotype Mississippi chromosome 12, Zerene_cesonia_1.1, whole genome shotgun sequence genome harbors these coding sequences:
- the LOC119830673 gene encoding vacuolar fusion protein CCZ1 homolog, which produces MIDVKNKIHSFFIFNSNFGPKEGDELKRILFFYPNQISADARKTQVGLCEAVAKFMTTFSSEPCEALQTQSKRYIFYQPEKDFWMVLVVRIPYATKNTGESKDVVEPSIMKDFLVLSYKMFRMFVGLYSEIQPEETYNICETFFNPYISNRDISNDISNVIQGINYLPLEKNSFFSVICFIDLLEVNYPEFKCVSFVYNDQLIWNGLCKDDMLTLYQYLVHSLLPKQVEKEIQGGAVTAAERHGRFISPPDGIRTEEDLQKLGKVFMMREDDTDTQQYYLIIYRTLSATICLTVDVNTSLDLSTFRSLDAFIGPQLSTIASSISEQCTLHALQNAQISPSDHKFLYFNRLNLAYKTSTPPNCMTPSTAVRPEVLSIIAKIHADQESLGKYGEIIIKTPDEYWITGKSSNDREFYVVMQKNANLKEVADEVKRICETQMKGIFFYPM; this is translated from the exons ATGATTgatgttaaaaacaaaatacattcattctttatttttaattccaacTTTGGACCTAAGGAAGGAGAT GAACTAAAAAgaatactgtttttttatccAAACCAAATAAGCGCCGACGCTCGCAAAACTCAAGTTGGATTATGTGAGGCTGTTGCAAAATTTATGAC AACGTTTTCATCTGAACCCTGTGAAGCTTTGCAGACTCAGtctaaaagatatatattttaccaaCCTGAGAAAGATTTTTGGATGGTTCTG GTTGTTCGCATACCTTACGCTACAAAAAATACTGGAGAAAGTAAAGATGTT gTTGAACCATCAATAATGAAAGACTTTTTGGTTTTATCTTACAAAATGTTCCGAATGTTTGTTGGCCTGTACAGTGAAATACAACCCGAGGAAACCTACAATATTTGTGAAACATTCTTTAATCCA tacATATCCAATAGAGATATTTCAAATGATATAAGCAATGTTATTCAAGGTATTAACTACTTACCACTGGAGAAGAACTCATTCTTTAGTGTTATATGCTTCATAGATTTGCTTGAAGTGAACTATCCTGAGTTTAAATGTGTATCTTTTGTCTACAATGACCAACTTATCTG GAATGGCCTATGTAAGGATGACATGCTtactttatatcaatatttagtGCATAGCTTACTTCCTAAACAAGtggaaaaagaaatacaagGTGGAGCTGTAACAGCTGCTGAGAGGCATGGTCGCTTTATCAGCCCACCAGATGGCATTAGAACTGAAGAAGACTTACAAAAACTTGGCAAGGTTTTTATGATGCGTGAGGATGATACTGATACCCAACAGTATTATCTCATTATATACAGGACTTTAAGTGCTACAATTTGTTTAACTGTTGATG TTAATACAAGTCTTGATCTATCTACATTCAGATCATTGGATGCTTTCATTGGGCCACAACTTTCCACAATTGCATCATCTATAAGTGAACAGTGCACATTACATGCATTACAAAATGCTCAAATATCACCTTCTGATCACAAGTTTTTGTACTTCAATCGACTGAATCTGGCATATAAAACATCc ACACCCCCGAATTGTATGACGCCATCAACAGCAGTTAGACCAGaagttttaagtattataGCAAAAATACATGCAGATCAGGAAAG ttTAGGCAAATATGgtgaaattataatcaaaactCCAGATGAGTATTGGATCACAGGAAAATCTTCAAATGATAGAGAATTTTATGTTGTTATgcaaaaaaatgcaaatttgaAAGAAGTAGCag ATGAAGTGAAAAGAATATGTGAAACTCAAATGAAAGGTATATTCTTTTATCCAATGTAA
- the LOC119830672 gene encoding protein RFT1 homolog, producing MGRNLLMSSLENASFNIILQILFRCVTFIINAWVIRNVGHEVIGIMNVRLLLLESTILFLSREPFHRACLGQKDNCTWSQIINQTWLSVPMSCCLSVVFVYIWLNILPLGHPELAAQYTFGCWSVAFSCILELCSANMALVAQLFCFVKLKVVLDTLHIFVRTVLFLSIIIYDRSMALIAFSVAQVGSIAVIVIAYYCFFYWYIKSKPLYVKGALKSRIVPDSILQKLYTNMDDFNFESLRDFLPKYSGSLNSTFDKKLGTLTVSFAKQGVVKQLLTEGEKYVMSASPVMSFSEQATYDVVNNLGSLAARFVFRPIEDSSYFYFTQMLNRDLPLHKQDQHKVQESCTVLSQVCKTVSSIGLIVLVFGQSYSCTLLTMYGGQAFVASGLPVQLLRSHCLAIVLMAINGITECYTFATMTSGQLNSYNYLMVFFSISFLLLSYVLTYILGPVGFIISNCINMLARIFHSIHFINEKYKDTDYRPLQGLYVGKFFIIILTVAGIICKLSENKLFKTNMLAHLAIGILCFMCVLMAWGYENKELIIKTYRKFFKKEDEKVSID from the coding sequence atggGGCGTAATCTATTGATGAGTAGTTTAGAAAATgcatcatttaatattatccttCAAATATTGTTCAGGTGTGTAACATTCATTATCAATGCTTGGGTTATAAGGAATGTTGGACATGAAGTCATTGGTATAATGAATGTTAGACTCCTATTGTTGGAgagtactatattatttttaagcagAGAACCATTTCATAGAGCATGTTTAGGACAAAAAGATAACTGCACATGGAGTCAGATAATAAATCAGACTTGGCTATCAGTCCCAATGAGCTGTTGTTTGTCTGTAGTGTTTGTGTATATTTGGTTAAACATCTTACCTTTGGGTCATCCAGAACTTGCAGCGCAGTATACATTTGGTTGTTGGAGTGTTGCATTTTCTTGCATTTTGGAGCTTTGTTCAGCAAATATGGCACTTGTTGCACAATTATTCTGTTTTGTCAAGTTAAAAGTTGTATTGgatacattacatatatttgttcgaacagttttatttttgtctattaTCATTTATGATAGATCAATGGCACTTATAGCATTTTCTGTGGCACAAGTTGGTAGTATTGCAGTTATTGTTATTgcatattattgtttcttcTATTGGTACATCAAAAGTAAACCACTTTATGTTAAAGGAGCCCTTAAAAGTAGAATTGTTCCAGATAGCATTTTACAGAAACTTTACACCAACATGGATGATTTTAACTTTGAGTCTCTTAGAGATTTTTTACCTAAATACTCAGGCTCATTAAACAGcacatttgataaaaaattgggCACATTAACTGTGAGCTTTGCTAAGCAGGGTGTTGTTAAACAGTTATTAACCGAAGGAGAAAAGTATGTAATGTCTGCAAGCCCTGTAATGTCATTCAGTGAACAGGCCACTTATgatgttgtaaataatttaggtAGCTTAGCCGCGCGTTTTGTTTTCAGACCTATAGAAGAcagtagttatttttattttactcaaaTGTTAAATCGCGATTTGCCTTTACATAAACAAGATCAGCACAAAGTTCAAGAGTCATGCACAGTGTTATCGCAAGTGTGTAAAACTGTCAGTTCAATAGGATTAATTGTTCTTGTATTTGGTCAAAGTTATTCTTGCACTTTACTGACCATGTATGGAGGTCAGGCATTTGTAGCTAGTGGTTTGCCAGTACAATTGCTTAGGAGTCACTGCTTAGCAATAGTTCTAATGGCTATTAATGGTATTACTGAGTGTTACACTTTTGCTACTATGACGAGTGGGCAACTAAAtagttacaattatttaatggtatttttctcaataagttttttacttttatcttatgttcttacttatattttaggtCCTGTTGGTTTCATTATATCTAACTGTATTAATATGTTAGCACGGATATTCCATagcattcattttataaatgagaaatataaaGATACTGATTATAGGCCTTTACAAGGACTTTATGttggtaaattttttataataatattgactgTAGCAGGAATTATCTGTAAattatctgaaaataaattatttaaaactaatatgcTAGCTCATTTAGCAATTGGCATTCTATGTTTTATGTGTGTTTTGATGGCATGGggatatgaaaataaagaacttatcattaaaacatatagaaaatttttcaaaaaagaagATGAAAAAGTTTCAATAGACTAG
- the LOC119830674 gene encoding ragulator complex protein LAMTOR4 isoform X1 has protein sequence MSFVEAIMEKIPDKLGYLILTEDGAVLESGGELENDERVATIVTDLISLSNSVDPIAFGPNEPFKKISIAYEDHWFVICLSNKKIHVVKRSIQAPASEGIAVNV, from the exons ATGAGTTTTGTGGAAG CTATAATGGAAAAAATTCCAGACAAACTTGGCTATTTGATATTAACAGAGGACGGAGCGGTACTTGAATCTGGCGGCGAACTTGAAAACGACGAACGTGTTGCTACGATTGTTACAGATCTTATCAGTTTATCAAATAg tgtgGATCCCATAGCTTTTGGACCAAATGAACCATTCAAGAAAATATCCATAGCATATGAAGATCATTGGTTTGTGATATGCTTGTCTAATAAGAAGATACATGTGGTAAAGCGCAGTATACAAGCACCTGCTTCTGAAGGAATTGCTGTTAATGTATAA
- the LOC119830674 gene encoding ragulator complex protein LAMTOR4 homolog isoform X2, protein MEKIPDKLGYLILTEDGAVLESGGELENDERVATIVTDLISLSNSVDPIAFGPNEPFKKISIAYEDHWFVICLSNKKIHVVKRSIQAPASEGIAVNV, encoded by the exons ATGGAAAAAATTCCAGACAAACTTGGCTATTTGATATTAACAGAGGACGGAGCGGTACTTGAATCTGGCGGCGAACTTGAAAACGACGAACGTGTTGCTACGATTGTTACAGATCTTATCAGTTTATCAAATAg tgtgGATCCCATAGCTTTTGGACCAAATGAACCATTCAAGAAAATATCCATAGCATATGAAGATCATTGGTTTGTGATATGCTTGTCTAATAAGAAGATACATGTGGTAAAGCGCAGTATACAAGCACCTGCTTCTGAAGGAATTGCTGTTAATGTATAA
- the LOC119830674 gene encoding ragulator complex protein LAMTOR4 homolog isoform X3, producing the protein MSFVEDKLGYLILTEDGAVLESGGELENDERVATIVTDLISLSNSVDPIAFGPNEPFKKISIAYEDHWFVICLSNKKIHVVKRSIQAPASEGIAVNV; encoded by the exons ATGAGTTTTGTGGAAG ACAAACTTGGCTATTTGATATTAACAGAGGACGGAGCGGTACTTGAATCTGGCGGCGAACTTGAAAACGACGAACGTGTTGCTACGATTGTTACAGATCTTATCAGTTTATCAAATAg tgtgGATCCCATAGCTTTTGGACCAAATGAACCATTCAAGAAAATATCCATAGCATATGAAGATCATTGGTTTGTGATATGCTTGTCTAATAAGAAGATACATGTGGTAAAGCGCAGTATACAAGCACCTGCTTCTGAAGGAATTGCTGTTAATGTATAA